In a single window of the Plasmodium cynomolgi strain B DNA, chromosome 6, whole genome shotgun sequence genome:
- a CDS encoding VIR-like CYIR protein (putative) → MFYQKLQDEKDSTDVNRFCSNVFNTYTNKYPWLYKICGQLIKNVELVRDDSDYTFRRKHCFDINYWLYDEIYKKLESTNKESDFRGIIKLFDTTWKKFIGYSYDIKSDEVCFPNITLFRDNFLTYLKQLKNFLDYIENYNFIKREIGKSTYYACQKYFDYLKERIPLFFSFEPLCRKHGSNICTDYIQGYFLSDPRKLFTNYELSKLYFQSWWNPCYKKVLNVFYDFKKSPTEFIARYNEYVKPFSNNPVQQKVKLAQSGEVKPPNAASNAKAAAVREIPVSVKPQDVTAQLPAVNVQLTDDTGQPRRITVPLTSATVTTAAYSEQLAEMSSDVHSDDGIFTRFINEQGFPLIKIVLVPFLSVLLITLLIKALSKFTSLGNLFSRRRKRKKIDLQYNNYPVDGDLIFDSYDSFSTSSDESEHNIAYSTM, encoded by the exons ATGTTTTACCAAAAATTGCAAGATGAGAAAGATTCAACGGATGTCAATCGTTTCTGTAGTAACGTATTTAATACATATACTAATAAATATCCGTGGCTTTATAAAATTTGCGGACAACTCATAAAAAACGTGGAATTGGTACGAGATGACAGTGACTATACTTTTCGTAGGAAGCATTGCTTTGATATAAATTATTGGCTCTAtgatgaaatatataaaaaacttGAGTCTACTAACAAGGAAAGCGATTTTCGGGGTATCATTAAACTTTTTGATAcaacatggaaaaaatttattggtTATAGTTATGATATAAAAAGTGATGAGGTATGTTTTCCAAATATAACTTTATTTAGGGATAACTTTTTGACATATTTAAAACaattgaagaattttttggattatattgaaaattataatttcattaaaaGGGAAATTGGGAAAAGTACATATTACGCATgtcaaaaatatttcgatTATCTTAAAGAGAGAATtccattatttttctcctttgaaCCGTTATGTAGAAAGCACGGAAGTAACATTTGTACAGATTATATTCAAGGTTATTTCTTATCTGATCCAAGAAAACTCTTTACTAATTATGAATTATCTAAACTATATTTTCAATCGTGGTGGAATCCTTGTTATAAAAAGGTTTTAAATGTATTCTATGATTTCAAAAAATCACCTACGGAATTCATAGCAAGGTATAATGAATATGTTAAACCGTTCAGTAATAACCCTGTAcaacaaaaagtaaaattagcACAAAGTGGTGAAGTGAAACCTCCTAATGCTGCATCAAATGCGAAAGCTGCGGCTGTAAGAGAAATACCTGTTTCTGTGAAGCCACAAGATGTTACAGCGCAACTGCCAGCTGTAAATGTGCAATTAACTGATGATACGGGGCAACCTAGAAGAATTACAGTTCCACTGACAAGTGCGACAGTAACAACTGCAGCATACTCAGAACAACTCGCAGAAATGTCAAGTGACGTACATAGCGATGATGGTATTTTTACAAGATTCATAAATGAGCAAGGATTTccattaattaaaattgttttggTGCCATTTCTTTCTGTATTGTTAATCACATTGCTTATAAAAGCTTTATCGaag ttcacTTCACTTGGAAACCTCTTCTCACGAAGAcgtaaacgaaaaaaaatagacctTCAGTATAATAATTATCCTGTAGACGGGGATTTAATATTTGACAGTTATGATAGTTTTAGTACTAGTTCCGACGAAAGTGAACACAACATAGCATACAGTACTATGTAA